The genomic stretch ctgttcgatatattgccctgtctttctgtttcagttgaaattacatcaacacattgaataatgctgcgcaCTCCAAGactcttcagtgggcctttaacttacaaagaaagtgtaaaactctcgcagttcaaaacatttacgctaattttcattttaaagtgaactaatcctttaatgtttgtGCCCTTGTGTTGTTGCCAGCCTACATATCCAAAAAGCTTGAGATACTGGAAGAGAATCATCACGAATATGTAAAGGTATCTTTTCTATCAACATAAAGTTTATGAAAACATAGAGTAGGTTCTGGTTAATTCAGTACTTGTTAACCAACAGActcagtttaatgttttataaataataaatgtaataatctaAATGGCAATGTAAAGCCACCCACATCTGAGGTGTTGTAAACATTCCAGCTGGAAAAGCAGACGGTGAACCGGAAGGTACATATTGTTAGACAGGATGATCAACTCGTGGTAAACAGGATCATCTCAGAGAAAGAGGTGAGTGTGCTGCACAACATATGttgaatatactgtatatttacttaaatttgtgcaaaaaaacatttaaaatagaaaatccAAACCTCCCAGAGCTGGTCTGAAAGTAAGGGATGGTTTAGATTAATTACATACATTAAAATGTTGTTATCAGTTTGTGtcaataatataaattatcatCTTTTATCTCATTCTTTAGGGAGTGAAGACACAAACCAACACATTTCCATTGAGTTCTCTAAAAGGATTTGTGTCTGAGGCATCCAACTTCCTGATCCTGCGCATTCTGGCTCGGCACAAGACTGTTCCAGAAAATATGACATTCCTGTCATTTGATGCAAATACGGTGCTTTCTAAATCAGTTTATGTAAGTCCAGGGAGACTATTGCACACATTACAGGATGTTATTTATAGGCCAAATCGATGTGAACAGTAGACGTATGATTGTACATGATGTGCTGTTTATCATTCTTGCATTTGTTTGCTTCAGAGAGAACTTGGGTGGAAGACGCAGATGATTGGGGAAGAGTCAGTCAATATCTTTGGTATTGAAAGGACTGTCTCCTCTGCAAAGGACTCCTCAGCAACTTGGCATTGCTACTTCATGCCTGATGGGTAGAATACTCTCTTCTCATCTGTTTCTCATAAGAGTGGGTGGTAGCTGTTGATTAGCATCTTTCAAACAAAACCAAAGCTGCCATATATGGTTGTTTACAAACTCAAAGCATTTTCAGCACCTACAGATGGAGTTTTAAAGAAATGCAGAGGTTTGAACATAAACTTTCCTAAAATATTTTACACTTAGGCATCTGGCAAGCAGAGTGCAGTTGGGCTCGCCTGCAATTATGAAGCTACTGCATTTGCCTTTCTTGCTCGATGGAGGTTTGAATACTTGACTTTATCACTATGCATTCTGCTCCTTTGTGAtcaaaattaaagggttagttcacccaaaaatgaaaataatgtcatttattactcaccctcatgccgttccacacccataagaccttcgttcatcttcagaacacaaattaaaggattagttcactttcaaatgaaattttcctgataatttactcacccccatgtcatccaagatgttcatgtctttctttcttcggtcgaaAAGAAACTAAAGTTtttgattattctccttatagcagacttcaatgggcaccaaacagttgaaaaacaaaataacaacttttcaacaatatagtgatgggccgatttcaaaacactgctttggagcTTTACAAATCGAATCAGTGCCTCAGAGTGccagagtcacatgatttcagcagtttagccgtttgataggagatccgagtcacggattcgattcgtaaagctccgaagcagcgttttgaaatcggcccatcactatattgttgaaaagtcgttatttagtttttttggcgcacaaaaatattctcgccgcttcataatattaaggtaaaactactgaactcacatgaactgatttaaatatgtttttagtacctttatggatcttgagagaggaaatgtcattgctggctatgaaggcctcactgagccaaaaaaaatatcttaatttgtgttctgatgggtgtggaacgacaagagggtgagtaataaattacattattttcattttcaactaaccctttaatctttaaagtaaaaaaaaatatgaataaagcAAAAGGTTTGCTTTTTTTCagtggaaaaaaacaacattccTGTGTTTGAGAAGAAGCCACTCATCTGGGAGGAAGACATGGAGCTTTACTCAAAGTTTCTTGACAGAAAGGTTTAACAcaaagtacaatgtaaaataatggtCACTTCTAAGAAAATTTGTGACTAATTTTCACTCGTTTATGACACAGGAGGAACTCAAAGCGGACTACTCCTCCTACATCAGACAACACCCTGAGCTAAAGGCTTTAATGGCGGACTTCCTGCAGTTCCTGCTGTTGAGGAAACCTCAAGATATCTTCTCCTTTGCTCGTGACTTTTTTGCACCCTTTGCCTCTCAAAGTCCTCAGGGAAAATCCCATAATGACTCCCAAAACTTTCCATAGCAATAATAAACACTAACAAAGTGTGTGATGTAGCAGAGATGGAAAATAAAGGTTTTCTTCTAATAGTGCCTTGGTATAATGACTTTATGCTCTGTTTTTGTAATAGTGTTTGCTTCAAATGGATGACCATATACTGAATGTGAGAGACACAATAGATTGGTAGTGCAGTGATAAAGAAATATTGCACATAATGTTTGCccaaaaatacttaaaaacatTCTagcatgtaaaaataaatattatttatactgATGCACATTAAATATGAACTTTCCTCAAGCCAAGCTGTCTGTAAACTAGATTTCTTGAGAATTCCATGACTGAAAGGTATTCCCCACAATTATAACACTTCTGTGAGCAGTACATGTCACTTCCTGCTGAAAAAGCTGAGGTTGAAACTGAAAGTAATGTAAACGTCGGTAGCATTAGCATGTCGATCAGACTCACTTGATTTTGTTTCTACGAGTGTTTGCgttgattttatttcagatggATGCTGTAAATGTAAAGGTAAGAGGAGTTTTGAGCATTTTCGTTGATTGTTGGTTCGAGTGGACTTTAATGAATGTGTTTGTCTTCACTTGTTTTGGGGCTCGTTTGATGTCGTTGACTCGAACAAAATGTTTTTGGGTAACGTTAGTTGACAGGAAATTATAAGCAGTGGCAGAAGTGTAGAGTTGATCTAAAagcttatttaaatattatacatgTCGTGCCACGCTGTTTAAAACATCTTATCACACCACAAAACTGTCAGGTGATTTTAAATACGTCATCTAAAATCGCCAAAAATTCACACTTAACCTGAGCGAGGTTAGTTTTCCGAAGGGTATATTGTCATAAAGGTATATATCAATGTGTTTTTGAAACAAAGTCTTATTacacaaatgtgtgttttctctAGAAGTGGTTTTGTATGATACGATCTAATAGTATAGTTCAAAACTTGTTAAATGAGAGTATTTGTGAATTCTGTTTTCCAAACTAAAATTATCTCAACAAAAACACTCTTGAAATACATTAAACTACATCATGAAGGTTCTTAACACCTAATTCTCAGAAGGACAAgggtatttttcataaatgttgGGTTGGGCAAGTTGTGACATGTTTCTGAACTTGTGGTGTATCAGATTATCAGCTCACAATGCAAGGCCGTGACGATGACTTGAACATTTAGACATTGTCTTGAGGGTTTATTTAAaggaattaaataataaaataattttaatggaTTTAAGTGAATAAGGAAGTTGTGTAGTTGTgaaataatcaatttaaaaacaatttgcaaataatactttatttaaagctgcagtccataagttttacctctttgtcgccatctctgtttgaaacctgcaattgcagttatttgtggaattatcatctttatgtgggttgtgcATAGACACGACTCCTCAGAGAGGATGAAtataatgttttgaggagaatgtgtggctgTCGGTCACGGCAAATAATAATTTTCTCCAGataatgtcatctgaacaagtaacaaatctgccacttttgttctgaccaactgaggaaaaaaagcattacaataaatcgtgctACCAATGGTGATTTAATCTAATTAtctcatatcacatcaaaccatgcaaattaatTTTGCAATGTTGTCTTTGTTCTCAAAtttttaacaacatcagcattgcttGACTACACGTAgctatttagtgtgtattagcgttacctgtacaGTTCTGTAAAGTCTAACCTCTAACGTTAATTTGTCGTAACATACAATTCGCcatcaaaataagtttaattattgcagctgctgtgaggaaaggctataaatgatgcactacctgcagcatcctcacatgccatatagcctactagctgggactcgttcttcatgtaaacagacgtgacgtaatgatgcGAAGACGAACGgcggcatgctcgaatttcccacgGAAACCTACCAGTTCCATTTGAATTATAAAagattattacaagcttaccgttgtgaatcgggctaaagTTAGAAGATAGTtgtgaacactggctggttatgtacttgctcaaattgattttggataatttttaaccaaaaaaatacGGAAtgcagcttaaaaaaaaatatgcacacaGTCGCTCTTATTCATATGTCTAATATGGTCAAAAACCTAAAGCGTTTCTTTTCTGTCACATTCAGTTTTTAATTACATGATTCATGTAAATAATAccatattttcaattcaaaactgcaaaaaattaattaaaaagattATCAATTGGCATCACTGGATATTACAGTTTTAAATTGTTTCTTTCTACACACTCTTTCACTggtaaaataattgtttatttatattttaatacactTCAAACAAAGTCAGTCAAAACTGCAGTAATACATATAGAAGAACATACAGCCAGGGGGTAGGCtaaacattatgtaaatattttaaatgacttgcatatagAAACAGTTTTAATTGCTTTCTTATTGTGTGAATGAAAAATAGtcttgctatatatatatatatatatatatatatatatatatatatatatgatatttcTTCTTTATCAAGAACCAAAGGATTGGGTTTTACTACACttacatttatgaatatgaaatttagcaaaaattaaatttataatatagtattcttttattttattttaggggATATTAGTAAACCTCAGatataatattttgttaaaacTAAAGCAAAGTGTCACATTGGAATTCGAATTGTACACACaataagccccgccttctttgatttgattggtcatctcaatcattttgacattgacgagCGCTGTTAGACCGCTAAGGCAGATcagcctaaaaatgtaacttttaaagctttttttgtCATCCTAATGGCTAAATAGAGCAGTGTGTAATGGAGTGCAGCAGAGCAGCatcaataatatcaaatatttgGGGGCACAATTTGGTCACTTCATCATTATTGGGGAGGAACTTGTCCCCCTCAATGTCTATGGTAGTCCTTTCACAAGTATGGGCTTTCTTaagttgtttaaaatgttttttttcctttattacATTGACTTCCTGTTTTACATTATACAGCAGAATATGGATCCTAAGACGTTTCACGAGATTGACGAGGATCTGACAAGTAACGATGTGGCCCAGCTGAAGTTTCTGTGCATCGACCTGATTCACAAGAAGCGTTTGGAGATGGTGATAGATGCCAAAGATCTGTTCCTGCGACTGGATGAGCAAGCACTGCTCGATGACGGGCTACTCGTCCCTGAGCTTCTGATCACAATTGGACGCCTTGACTTGCTTGCCATCCTGAAAAAAACCAAAGAGGAAGTGGAAAGAGAGCTGCCAGAACGTGACGATCCTAGTAAAGGTGTCTCCGCCTACAGGTATGAAGGAAATTCCTAATGAACCGTAAATGTAGATTACTACAGAAATCCCCTCAAAGTGATTGTCTGGTAAAGATAAGCACACTGACGTGCTAAACAAGATCCATAGAAGAATGCTATCATTATCAATAGTTTTCTTGGAAAATGCTGAATATGCTCAATATTTGACGTCACAGTGtctgtcttgttttgttttactctCTCTTCTTATCAGAAAAATGCTATTTAAACTATCTGAGGACATGACGGAAGAAAACCTTCGCTCAGTAAAGTTCCTTTTGGAGCTTccaagggcaaaattagcaccATCTGCTGTGAGTTTTATTTTTAGCCCTGAAATTATAATGCAGTTTTATAATTATTGTGAAAGTGGAATATGCAATTACTGATAAAGAACTACTTTGACTGCAAAAACTagctttgtaaatgattttcCTCTGTTTTCTGTTTCCTCTGTGTAAaaatttttttctctgtttttaaacccaatttttgcagtaattatGGGTTGAAATTTAATCtgttatttgatttgaattgtacAGTCATTTCTAGATGTTGCAATTGAGATGGAAAAGCAACAGAGGCTTGGGGAAGACAACCTAGATGAACTTTACAGTGTTCTAGAGAAATGTGATAAACAGCTGGCCTACAGGATAGAGGAGTTCAGGAATAAATACAGAGGTTACTGATGAAATCAAATGAATTACACAATTCTGCTCTTctcatttattcaaacatatgcaacagctttttttcattttgtctaATAGGAGGCAGACTCCCTCTACAGGAAGTGTTTCCTAATGAACGACCGCGTTTACCCATTGTAAGTAAGCCAAATCTTTGTCTTAATATGCACAGTTTTCACATAGTTTAACAAATCATTCTCAGGATGTGGTTATCTGGGTCAGTGGCAGCTGGTACACTAAATTGCAGTGGTCTTGGATCCCTTGCCgaggatttttatttatttattttgcttaaaaggttagttcaccaaaaaatgaaaattctgtcattaattactcaccctcatgtcattccacacccgtaagaccttcattcatcttctgaacacaaattaagatatttttgataaaatctgatggctcagtgaggcctccattgacagcaagataattaacactttcaatgcccagaaagctactaaagacatatttaaaacagttcatgtgactaccgtggttcaatcttaatgtaatgaagcgatgagaatactttttgtgcgccaaaaaaaaaaaaaaaaaaatgactttattaaacaatatctagtgatgggcgatttcaaaacactgcttcatgaagcttcgaagcgttATGAAACTTTTGTTTCGATTCAGTGGTTCAGACTGTGAATCAAACTGCTGAAGTcatgccccccagtggtgaaccattgaaatttcaaaacacctATTATGTAATGAAGCCTCAtttaaccactgtactcacatgaactgttttaaatgttttagtacctttctggacatttgaaagtgttcattatcttgctgtcaatggtgGCCTCACCCtgatgtcgttccacacccgtaatacctttgttcatcttcagaacacaaattaagatatttttatgaaatccgatggctggatttcatcaaaaatatcttaatttgtgttctgaagatgaacgaagatcttacgggtgtggaatgacatgagggtgagttattaatgacatcatttttgggtgaactaaccctttaaacatcaGACATGATTTCATCTTAGCCAAATTTCTCAAATGAAAAAGACTTGACTTTAGGTAGTTGGTATTTTCAGCAGTAGCAGCTCAAACCAATATCATCTCATTTATGTCTGATGATTGGTTGATAAACCAAGGGAGGCTAGCC from Megalobrama amblycephala isolate DHTTF-2021 linkage group LG5, ASM1881202v1, whole genome shotgun sequence encodes the following:
- the LOC125269406 gene encoding ciliogenesis-associated TTC17-interacting protein-like — encoded protein: MNRHNASSSGSETRDPFEFCSECSYISKKLEILEENHHEYVKLEKQTVNRKVHIVRQDDQLVVNRIISEKEGVKTQTNTFPLSSLKGFVSEASNFLILRILARHKTVPENMTFLSFDANTVLSKSVYRELGWKTQMIGEESVNIFGIERTVSSAKDSSATWHCYFMPDGHLASRVQLGSPAIMKLLHLPFLLDGVEKNNIPVFEKKPLIWEEDMELYSKFLDRKEELKADYSSYIRQHPELKALMADFLQFLLLRKPQDIFSFARDFFAPFASQSPQGKSHNDSQNFP